The Anastrepha ludens isolate Willacy chromosome X, idAnaLude1.1, whole genome shotgun sequence genome includes a window with the following:
- the LOC128869539 gene encoding tigger transposable element-derived protein 1-like, whose product MSHNSPVIKAKRKAISLDTKIKILDQLTTGQGATAVGKHFGIHEATIRTIKKNETAIRKSVCSGTKISAKSSSYIRDVVKEKMEKALVMWIEDKSQKRIPVDGIAIKQTALRIYKRIKEVEPGTSSQSKQPEFSASTGWMTGFLKRHALHNVKIKGETASADELAAKKFPEKLRKIIEDGGYTPDQVWNVDESGLFWKKCPAELMLQNRRKLPVV is encoded by the coding sequence ATGTCACATAATTCACCTGTAATAAAAGCCAAGAGGAAGGCGATCAGTTtagatactaaaattaaaattttagatcaACTTACAACAGGACAAGGAGCAACGGCTGTAGGAAAGCATTTTGGTATTCATGAAGCTACCATAAGAACGATCAAGAAAAATGAAACTGCGATTAGAAAATCGGTATGTTCTGGAACGAAAATAAGTGCTAAATCATCGTCATACATAAGAGATGTTGTCAAAGAGAAGATGGAAAAAGCTTTGGTAATGTGGATTGAAGATAAATCACAAAAAAGAATACCAGTAGATGGAATTGCTATCAAGCAAACTGCATTAAGAATTTATAAACGTATTAAAGAAGTTGAGCCAGGCACTTCATCTCAGTCAAAACAACCCGAATTTTCTGCAAGTACAGGTTGGATGACAGGTTTTCTTAAACGACATGCTCTCCATAATGTAAAAATTAAGGGAGAAACTGCGtctgcagatgaattggctgccaaaaaatttcctgaaaaacttagaaaaattattgaagatgGAGGATACACCCCAGATCAAGTTTGGAATGTAGATGAAAGTGGCctcttttggaaaaaatgccCAGCAGAACTTATGTTGCAAAATCGCAGAAAACTGCCGGTGGTTTAA